From the Candidatus Baltobacteraceae bacterium genome, the window GCTTCCCAAAGTTTGAACGGGGTGGCCGGGAGCGATGGGCGATACACGGTACTTGCCAAAATCGAAGCGCGCAGGCCCGCGGGCGGCTCCTCGAGCGGCATCGCAAACAGGGCTCGGTCGAGCTCGTCGTCGCTGTGGTAGTTCATTCCGGTACCTCCATCGCGCTTTCGTTGAGAATGCGCCGCAGCTGTTCTTTTGCCCGGAACAGGTGCGTCTTTACCGTGCCCATCGGTAATCCTAACACTTCTGCAATCTCATCGTATTGTTTCCCCTGCAAGTGATAGAGCGTGATGACCGTCCGGTACTTCTCCGGGAGCGCCGCGATTGCCGATCGCAGCCGGCGCGCTTCGTCGCTTGCTATGGCGCTCTGTTCCGGCGTGGGGCCGCTATCGGCCCGTTCCGGAAGCGCTTCGTTCGAGTAACGCTTGCGGCGGGCCAAACGGTCGCAGCAGGCGTGATAGGCGATCGAAAAGATCCAGGTCGAGAACTTGGCGCCCGCCTTGAAGGTCCGCAGACTGCGGTAGGCTTTAAAGAAGGCTTCCTGCGTCACGTCGCGCGCCTCTTCGGGATCGTGCATCGTCCGGTAGGCCAAATGGTAGACCGCCCGGTCGTAGCGCTCGACGAGCGTTCCGAACGCCTCGGAGTTG encodes:
- a CDS encoding sigma-70 family RNA polymerase sigma factor; the encoded protein is MAAALLEAPFIDTVARPDDTELVAATLAGNSEAFGTLVERYDRAVYHLAYRTMHDPEEARDVTQEAFFKAYRSLRTFKAGAKFSTWIFSIAYHACCDRLARRKRYSNEALPERADSGPTPEQSAIASDEARRLRSAIAALPEKYRTVITLYHLQGKQYDEIAEVLGLPMGTVKTHLFRAKEQLRRILNESAMEVPE